Sequence from the Candidatus Atribacteria bacterium ADurb.Bin276 genome:
ATCCAAAGCTTTCACTGCAGGAAAAGATTTACTAATATTCTCAAGTCTTAAGACCTCTTTTCCGAAAGACATAAGACCTCTCCTTTGGTTTGAAAGTGTTTACTGCAGCTTTTTCAGAACAGTTCATTTTGAATGGTTAAATAATATACCCTTCCTTTTTATGCCAGTCAAAAAGTAAAATTAATTGTCATTAGAATCCCAACACCAACAATATAAAGCCAAATTCCAAAAAGCTATGAGTTTACGAAAGCTATAGAAACCTCTCTTAAAACGCCACTCTATTTTTGGCATTAAGATAGAAATGAAATAGCGGGTGGCAATAACCACCCGCTATTTCATTTAACCTATTAATATTTTTTTCTGGAGAAAGGATCAAGAATCCACATAGAATCATCAAGGTTTTCCTTGGTGATTACGTAAACTCCAGTATCATAATACTGAGGCAGAGGTTCACCATTTATTGCCATAAATGCGAACATGACTCCCTTATACCCCATGCCGTGTGGATCCTGAACAATGAGGGCTTTCAAAGCTCCGCTCCGCAAGGCATCAATTTCCTGCGGATCAGAGTCATAGGCAACAGCAACAATCTTATCTTGCAAGCTCCGTTCCTCAATTACCCTTGCAACACCATCACCAGTATGGTTGTTATCGGCAAAGAAGCCAAGTAAATCAGGATTTGCGGTTAAAAGGTCCTCGGCAGCATTGGCAGCGACAGCAATATCGTTATCTACGTATCGGGTAGGAAGAACTTCAAGCCCTGGGGCTATCTCTTTAAGTCTGGCAGCAAACCCATCATCCCTATCAACCAGAACCTGTACTCCAGCCATGGCACTGATGAGGCTAATTTTCCCTTCTAGAGGCTTTCCAGCAGCTTTGAGAGATTCAACCAGGTTATCAGCAGCCAGGGCTCCTCCTACTTTGTTGTTGGTTGCTAAGAAAGAGTGAATTCCTGTGTCGTAAACAAAATTGTCAATCAAGACGATTTTTATACCCTGTTTGTATGCATTATCAAGAACCAAAGATGTAGCTTCTGAACTAGTTGATGCAATAACAATGGCGTCCGGCTTGGTGTTGACAACATTCTCCAAGATAGCTACTTGCTCATCAATATCAGCTTCCGATGGCGGACCATAGACAGTTATTTTAACCAAACCTTTAAGGTCAAATTCCGCATTTTTTGCACCAACAATGGTATATTGCCAGAAATCAGAGTCAGTTGCCTTGACAATAAAAGCTACGTCATAGGGTTCGACATCGGCAGCATAGCAAAAGGCAGTTCCCAAGAGGACAAATATCACCATTAGTAATAACATAATTTTACGCATTTTAGGACCCTCCTCATATTGTGTTTAGTAGTAAATGTTTTTAAATACAACTTCCCTCCTTCCCTTACCAATCGATAGCTATCACCTCCTTCTAATTGTTTGATAAATATTTCTAACCAATACTACCTTTAAAATTATTATACAATTTTACATTTATAGAGTCCAATAATTAATAT
This genomic interval carries:
- the alsB_1 gene encoding D-allose-binding periplasmic protein precursor, giving the protein MRKIMLLLMVIFVLLGTAFCYAADVEPYDVAFIVKATDSDFWQYTIVGAKNAEFDLKGLVKITVYGPPSEADIDEQVAILENVVNTKPDAIVIASTSSEATSLVLDNAYKQGIKIVLIDNFVYDTGIHSFLATNNKVGGALAADNLVESLKAAGKPLEGKISLISAMAGVQVLVDRDDGFAARLKEIAPGLEVLPTRYVDNDIAVAANAAEDLLTANPDLLGFFADNNHTGDGVARVIEERSLQDKIVAVAYDSDPQEIDALRSGALKALIVQDPHGMGYKGVMFAFMAINGEPLPQYYDTGVYVITKENLDDSMWILDPFSRKKY